One window of the Conexibacter sp. SYSU D00693 genome contains the following:
- a CDS encoding aminotransferase class I/II-fold pyridoxal phosphate-dependent enzyme, with protein MTQQAAVDVFAKVRGHERAEILAAAREADVIPYFRPMTSPAAPVVEMEGAERVMLGSNNYLGLTADERVMQGARDALEAYGTGLTGSRLLNGTTPLHLDLEREIAEWMGTEDAIVFTTGHQANVGTLGTILAPGDTVIADSGDHASILDGCLLSRAKLRPFRHNRLDKLERALERAAGDGGGVLVVVDGVFSMEGDVAPLPEVADLCQAYGARLMVDEAHGAGVLGARGAGASELLGVEDRVDLRMGTFSKSLASCGGFVAGSAEVIEYLRISSRAFLFTASSVPAAVGAALAALRVLRSEDGPPLLAQLGENARYLRDGLHERGFKVVEDGSGIPTPIVPVLVEDDWKCALLWKALYDEGVFVNTALHPAVPPGGALLRTSVMATHDATTLDRALDAFSRVKAAFEAEHGPLPGPAS; from the coding sequence GTGACCCAGCAGGCTGCCGTCGACGTCTTCGCCAAGGTCCGGGGGCACGAGCGCGCCGAGATCCTCGCCGCCGCTCGCGAGGCGGACGTGATCCCGTACTTCCGCCCGATGACCTCCCCCGCCGCGCCCGTGGTCGAGATGGAGGGCGCCGAGCGCGTGATGCTCGGCTCGAACAACTACCTCGGCCTCACCGCCGACGAGCGCGTCATGCAGGGCGCGCGCGACGCGCTCGAGGCCTACGGGACCGGCCTGACGGGCTCGCGCCTGCTCAACGGCACGACGCCGCTGCACCTCGACCTCGAGCGCGAGATCGCCGAGTGGATGGGCACCGAGGACGCGATCGTCTTCACCACCGGCCACCAGGCCAACGTCGGGACGCTCGGCACGATCCTCGCGCCCGGCGACACCGTCATCGCCGACTCGGGCGACCACGCCTCGATCCTCGACGGCTGCCTGCTGTCCCGGGCCAAGCTGCGCCCCTTCCGCCACAACCGCCTGGACAAGCTGGAGCGGGCGCTCGAGCGCGCCGCCGGGGACGGTGGCGGCGTCCTGGTCGTGGTCGACGGCGTCTTCTCCATGGAGGGCGACGTCGCGCCGCTGCCGGAGGTCGCCGACCTCTGCCAGGCCTACGGCGCGCGCCTGATGGTCGACGAGGCCCACGGCGCGGGCGTCCTGGGCGCGCGCGGCGCCGGCGCGAGCGAGCTGCTGGGCGTCGAGGACCGCGTCGACCTGCGGATGGGGACGTTCTCGAAGTCGCTGGCCTCCTGCGGCGGGTTCGTCGCGGGCAGCGCCGAGGTCATCGAGTACCTGCGGATCTCCTCCCGCGCCTTCCTCTTCACCGCCTCGTCGGTGCCGGCCGCCGTGGGCGCGGCGCTGGCGGCGCTGCGGGTCCTGCGCTCCGAGGACGGGCCGCCGCTGCTGGCCCAGCTCGGCGAGAACGCCCGCTACCTGCGCGACGGCCTGCACGAGCGGGGCTTCAAGGTCGTCGAGGACGGCTCGGGGATCCCGACCCCGATCGTCCCCGTGCTCGTCGAGGACGACTGGAAGTGCGCGCTGCTGTGGAAGGCGCTCTACGACGAGGGCGTCTTCGTCAACACGGCGCTGCACCCCGCCGTGCCGCCCGGCGGCGCGCTGCTGCGCACGAGCGTCATGGCGACCCACGACGCCACGACGCTCGACCGGGCGCTGGACGCCTTCAGCCGCGTGAAGGCGGCGTTCGAGGCCGAGCACGGGCCGCTGCCCGGGCCGGCCTCCTAG